In Apilactobacillus bombintestini, one genomic interval encodes:
- a CDS encoding glycosyltransferase, whose protein sequence is MKKFLFTIDNIFTYNSGTELSVINRLKLFANYQLKAQIVTRSFNPSLHQEMEKFNLTTPQVINMYDYFQNALNIPRTPQYLRYASLVDKREYKIHGIDNNSAYIEKLGQRFAKVSYFPLTFGEIGNVDYYDNFGNITSRDMYDYRGFKSKTIYYHPDGNIGHEVLYSTTGIPVMHITHMNIGTQLATTMYKLVNFHGKDYRFNTENDLFAFFLQQITDKHTVLINDQPALTPAVAQVTKTTYKYQYLHSVHTAESELPTISAPIAFNLEPLFNHHLDDFAGIIVATKEQKADLQKRFANLNVICIVDFALFHIPDITPAVNNHKITYCGRIFNDKNIIELLTIIPAIRFTVPDIHLNLVGYFESAKFKAQIEAIIKRLDIEKNVSILNYQTEKPKAEILKNSRLLVQPSLHEALGISLVEGLNYGLPAVAFDGNYGSRNVIVDDENGCLVTPGNPADMANRIAKIVSDDTVYTRYHKQALRHAHNFAAKQVIQQWQDFIKAL, encoded by the coding sequence ATGAAAAAGTTTTTATTTACTATCGACAATATTTTTACTTACAATTCCGGAACTGAATTATCCGTTATTAATCGTTTAAAATTATTCGCTAACTATCAATTAAAAGCCCAAATTGTAACGCGTAGTTTCAACCCCAGCTTGCATCAAGAAATGGAAAAATTTAACTTAACCACTCCCCAAGTGATCAATATGTACGATTACTTTCAAAATGCGTTAAATATCCCCCGCACGCCACAATATCTTCGCTACGCTTCTCTAGTAGACAAACGTGAATACAAAATTCACGGCATCGATAATAATTCCGCCTACATTGAAAAACTAGGCCAACGTTTCGCCAAAGTTTCTTACTTTCCACTAACTTTCGGCGAAATCGGCAATGTGGATTATTACGATAACTTCGGCAACATCACCAGTCGTGATATGTATGACTATCGTGGTTTTAAATCTAAAACTATTTATTATCATCCCGATGGTAATATTGGCCACGAAGTTCTTTATTCAACTACCGGTATTCCGGTTATGCACATTACCCACATGAACATTGGCACACAATTAGCTACTACCATGTACAAGTTAGTTAATTTTCACGGCAAAGATTATCGTTTTAACACCGAAAATGATTTATTCGCATTTTTCTTACAACAAATCACCGATAAACATACCGTCTTAATTAATGATCAACCCGCTTTAACGCCGGCTGTGGCGCAAGTTACTAAAACTACGTATAAATATCAATACCTACACAGCGTCCACACTGCCGAAAGTGAGTTACCTACCATTAGCGCACCGATTGCTTTTAACTTAGAACCGTTATTTAATCATCACTTAGATGATTTCGCAGGCATTATCGTCGCCACAAAAGAACAAAAAGCCGATTTACAAAAGCGTTTTGCTAATCTAAACGTTATCTGCATTGTCGATTTTGCACTCTTCCATATTCCCGACATCACCCCTGCCGTAAATAATCATAAAATTACGTACTGTGGTCGTATCTTCAACGATAAAAACATCATCGAATTGTTAACTATCATTCCCGCAATTCGTTTCACGGTGCCTGATATTCATCTAAACTTAGTAGGTTATTTTGAATCCGCGAAGTTCAAAGCCCAAATCGAAGCTATTATTAAACGATTAGATATCGAAAAAAACGTCAGCATATTAAATTATCAAACTGAAAAACCTAAAGCCGAGATCTTAAAAAACTCTCGTCTATTAGTCCAACCTTCCCTACATGAAGCCCTCGGCATTTCACTAGTGGAAGGCTTAAATTACGGCCTACCTGCCGTAGCCTTTGATGGTAATTACGGCTCGAGAAACGTCATTGTCGACGACGAAAACGGCTGCCTAGTTACTCCCGGCAACCCTGCCGATATGGCTAACCGCATCGCTAAAATCGTCTCTGACGATACGGTTTATACTCGTTATCATAAACAAGCTCTCCGTCACGCCCATAACTTCGCTGCTAAGCAAGTTATCCAGCAATGGCAAGACTTCATTAAAGCTTTATAA
- a CDS encoding DUF5776 domain-containing protein has product MQFNKKDLNKVNEKKTLKKVKKNWVVASVSSFIFMGAASFTLMTNHISAYADEGTAKSVVVTSAQDASTQFSPSASASASDQTMVEKSASTADNTKDSVASKLEVTDQTNQHSRKKRAVDTKNGRIDTSMTFYTNSDNKFGSRLKKADGSDLRVGVNLNPNDVHDYVANIAGVLKDTNYELAPGALPEESLNSAQRDYQIHVVEKQKDNRVNDVKTVPVSFTSQGKAVLDSNNQPYTGLAVIDKNGNPRLVDEGNLESSNYHISDNAKLIMDGNHAYTMEVLSNNVGKTLSAMFVDREGKLHGKGTIVLDKEGKSKLVDNGDLDTQAYHVVDGNVINNHGEYQVLVDANVLNVIKSITFMDAQNKRLATGKVVVINNGAPMITDFGDLNTDNYYVSSTVRTNQSGTLEVTVSAKPEVADSLAAKNSESAAAVIAKSKADMAASVAKAIEDAKSAANSVTSSLFDFHITSTSKKVRLLANSASAAIKALQESAASDSLAASAQIASLQESAARAASEAAGQISGVTGNIDKVTTSLQASAQTESKAAADRISYLLASAASYAKETADKINGLTGYTDNLAKSLQASAEATLEANKAIISQQAAALQASASEMIQRNSQAAAEQIAALQASAAKDSAAAGNQVNSMSDYIKQLTASLQATVAKDAETASLQAASLMDSARDVIFSVQASAKQTSEAAAAELASLQASAASEAALAQELASAQLASLQASAAAEHSHAGTQVNSMNDYIKELTASLQATVAQGVQTASAQAASLMASAADTISSVKGSAKRTSQAAVEEIASLQASAAHAVSEANAVASTQVASLQASAQQAASEAEVAILDVQQSANDAEKSMQAVNDAQADTFRHLQLSAATQIRDIQQSAAVASEAAAQRIDELQTSAQQAASEAEIAILDVQQSANDAEKSMQAVNDTQADTFRHLQLSAATQIRDIQQSAAAASQAAAQHIDELKASVAQASQVTQSLSDSANVQINVLNHQVVQMSKAVVDTAQSAQDRSSQQIASLQASAAEHIKSLEDNATAASLQAQAMMEELASSLQASAANESFIQTDALNDIQPDIQVALDSYAAEVASLRSQAVADSLAQARRLDSALASQQASLQGEMDAMKASLQASAASEQALAKQEREQLQNELQSANDQLDQTKVSLNFYPVTQKNKVYVVKNTKGVWIHSSAAFTNKNQKKLISYGSHIKVQKVVQYGKTTRLYMGPGRYVTANRKFVATLSETSKYPTYVYRIAKNNGGRGKTFKVQNVRYVRNKQLQYKIGKKYVNASGYDEAYYRDQSPIKKYRVIRKGGGWVHKKAKYTKKTKVRKLKRGKIIKVKKIVKTGKVTRLYIGKGQYFTANKTYVVRVYK; this is encoded by the coding sequence TTGCAATTTAATAAGAAAGATTTGAATAAAGTCAATGAAAAGAAGACTTTAAAGAAAGTTAAAAAGAACTGGGTAGTAGCCTCGGTATCTTCATTTATTTTTATGGGGGCTGCCAGTTTTACGTTAATGACCAACCACATTAGTGCTTACGCAGATGAGGGAACTGCTAAGTCAGTAGTAGTAACTTCAGCGCAAGATGCGAGTACACAATTTTCTCCGTCGGCTAGTGCGTCTGCTAGTGACCAAACTATGGTGGAAAAATCAGCATCTACTGCAGATAACACTAAAGATTCCGTAGCGAGTAAATTAGAAGTTACTGATCAAACTAACCAACACAGTCGTAAGAAACGAGCTGTAGATACTAAGAATGGTCGAATTGATACTTCTATGACTTTCTACACTAATTCTGATAACAAGTTTGGCTCACGCTTGAAAAAAGCTGATGGTTCAGATCTTCGCGTAGGGGTTAATTTAAACCCAAACGACGTGCATGATTATGTAGCTAATATTGCGGGTGTATTAAAAGACACTAACTATGAATTAGCTCCTGGTGCTTTACCAGAAGAATCACTAAACAGCGCACAACGTGATTACCAAATTCATGTCGTAGAAAAGCAAAAAGACAATCGTGTAAACGATGTAAAAACTGTACCGGTTAGTTTTACTAGCCAGGGAAAAGCAGTATTAGATAGTAATAACCAACCATATACTGGATTAGCAGTAATTGATAAAAATGGTAACCCTCGTTTAGTAGACGAAGGTAATTTAGAATCTAGTAATTACCATATTTCAGATAATGCTAAGTTAATTATGGATGGCAATCATGCCTACACTATGGAAGTTCTTTCTAACAATGTGGGTAAAACTTTAAGTGCGATGTTTGTGGACCGTGAAGGTAAATTACACGGTAAGGGAACCATCGTATTAGATAAAGAAGGTAAATCTAAATTAGTAGATAATGGTGATTTAGATACCCAAGCTTACCACGTGGTAGATGGCAATGTTATCAACAACCACGGTGAATACCAAGTATTAGTAGATGCTAACGTTTTAAATGTTATTAAATCTATTACTTTCATGGATGCGCAAAACAAACGTTTAGCAACCGGTAAAGTAGTAGTTATTAACAATGGGGCACCAATGATAACTGACTTTGGTGATCTAAATACCGATAACTATTACGTAAGTAGTACAGTTCGTACTAACCAAAGCGGTACGTTAGAAGTTACCGTTTCTGCTAAACCCGAAGTAGCTGATTCCTTAGCTGCTAAAAACTCCGAATCTGCTGCCGCAGTGATTGCTAAATCTAAGGCGGATATGGCTGCTTCCGTAGCTAAAGCTATTGAAGATGCCAAGAGTGCTGCTAACTCAGTAACTTCATCCCTCTTTGATTTCCACATTACCAGCACTTCCAAAAAAGTAAGATTATTAGCGAACTCCGCTAGTGCAGCTATTAAAGCACTACAAGAATCCGCAGCCAGTGATTCTTTAGCAGCTTCTGCACAAATTGCTTCTCTACAAGAATCTGCTGCGCGTGCTGCTAGTGAAGCTGCAGGACAAATTTCGGGAGTAACTGGCAACATTGATAAAGTAACTACTTCCTTACAAGCTTCTGCGCAAACTGAATCCAAAGCCGCAGCTGATCGGATTTCTTATCTATTAGCATCAGCCGCTAGTTATGCTAAAGAAACTGCGGATAAGATTAATGGATTAACTGGTTATACTGATAACTTAGCTAAATCCTTACAAGCTTCCGCTGAAGCTACTTTGGAAGCTAACAAAGCTATCATTTCTCAACAAGCAGCTGCCTTACAAGCATCAGCTTCTGAAATGATTCAACGTAACAGCCAAGCTGCTGCTGAACAAATTGCTGCCTTACAAGCTTCTGCTGCTAAAGATTCTGCGGCAGCAGGCAACCAAGTAAACAGCATGAGCGACTACATTAAGCAATTAACCGCTAGTCTACAAGCAACAGTGGCTAAAGATGCTGAAACTGCCAGTTTACAAGCTGCGTCTTTAATGGATTCTGCACGCGATGTAATCTTCTCTGTACAAGCTTCTGCTAAGCAAACTTCTGAAGCCGCAGCTGCTGAATTAGCTTCTTTACAAGCTTCTGCTGCAAGTGAAGCTGCCTTAGCACAAGAATTGGCCTCCGCGCAATTGGCATCCCTACAAGCCTCTGCTGCTGCAGAACACTCACATGCGGGTACGCAAGTAAACAGCATGAATGACTACATTAAAGAATTGACTGCTAGTCTACAAGCTACTGTGGCACAAGGAGTACAAACTGCTTCCGCACAAGCCGCATCTCTAATGGCTTCTGCCGCAGATACTATTAGTTCCGTTAAAGGATCTGCTAAACGTACTTCCCAAGCTGCCGTTGAAGAAATCGCTAGCTTACAAGCTTCTGCTGCTCATGCAGTAAGCGAAGCTAACGCCGTAGCATCTACCCAAGTTGCTTCTCTTCAAGCTTCTGCACAACAAGCAGCTAGCGAAGCTGAAGTAGCCATTCTAGATGTTCAACAATCCGCAAACGACGCTGAAAAGAGTATGCAAGCAGTAAATGACGCCCAAGCTGATACTTTCCGTCATTTACAACTATCTGCCGCTACACAAATCAGAGATATTCAACAATCCGCTGCCGTAGCTTCTGAAGCCGCTGCCCAACGCATTGATGAATTACAAACTTCTGCACAACAAGCAGCTAGTGAAGCTGAAATAGCTATCCTAGATGTACAACAATCCGCAAACGATGCTGAAAAGAGTATGCAAGCAGTAAATGACACCCAAGCTGATACTTTCCGTCATTTACAATTATCCGCTGCTACACAAATCAGAGATATTCAACAATCTGCTGCCGCTGCTTCTCAAGCCGCTGCCCAACATATCGATGAATTAAAAGCATCTGTTGCCCAAGCTTCTCAAGTTACTCAATCCCTAAGTGATTCCGCTAACGTACAAATTAATGTCTTAAACCATCAAGTAGTGCAAATGTCTAAAGCAGTAGTGGATACTGCCCAATCTGCTCAAGATCGCAGTTCTCAACAAATCGCTTCACTACAAGCCTCTGCTGCTGAACACATTAAATCTCTAGAAGATAACGCTACTGCCGCATCTCTACAAGCTCAAGCTATGATGGAAGAACTTGCTAGTTCACTACAAGCTTCTGCTGCAAATGAATCCTTCATTCAAACGGATGCGTTAAATGATATTCAACCAGACATTCAAGTAGCATTAGATTCCTACGCTGCTGAAGTAGCTAGTTTACGTTCGCAAGCTGTAGCAGACTCCTTAGCGCAAGCGCGTCGTCTAGATAGTGCTTTAGCATCTCAACAAGCTAGCCTACAAGGTGAAATGGATGCTATGAAAGCTTCACTACAAGCCTCCGCTGCTAGTGAACAAGCATTAGCTAAACAAGAAAGAGAACAACTACAAAACGAGTTACAAAGTGCAAATGATCAATTAGATCAAACTAAGGTATCACTTAACTTCTACCCAGTAACACAAAAGAACAAAGTATATGTAGTTAAAAACACTAAGGGCGTTTGGATTCACAGTTCCGCAGCCTTTACTAACAAGAACCAAAAGAAACTAATTTCATACGGTTCTCACATTAAAGTGCAAAAAGTAGTGCAATACGGCAAGACTACCCGTCTATACATGGGACCAGGTAGATACGTAACTGCTAACCGTAAATTTGTCGCTACACTAAGTGAAACTTCTAAATACCCAACTTACGTTTACCGCATTGCTAAGAACAACGGTGGCCGTGGTAAGACCTTCAAGGTACAAAACGTTCGCTACGTTCGAAACAAACAATTACAATACAAGATTGGTAAGAAATACGTAAACGCTTCTGGATACGATGAAGCATACTACCGTGATCAAAGTCCAATCAAGAAATACCGTGTAATTAGAAAAGGCGGTGGATGGGTCCACAAGAAAGCTAAATACACTAAGAAGACTAAAGTTAGAAAATTAAAACGTGGCAAGATCATTAAAGTTAAAAAGATAGTAAAGACTGGCAAAGTTACTAGATTATACATCGGTAAAGGCCAATACTTCACTGCTAACAAGACTTACGTAGTCCGCGTATATAAATAA